Genomic window (Propionibacteriaceae bacterium ZF39):
CGCTGGCCAAGGAGATCGGCTATCCGGGCGTGATGAGCGGTCCCCTCGTCCGGTCGTCCTATCGCGCCGGTCGGCTCTATCGCGAGGCCATGGCCGCACGCGAAGCCACGCCCGCCCAGGCCTGATCCACGTTCAACGAGCAATCACGAAAGCAGACGGATAGCAGTCAATGGCTGAAAACCTGACTCCCAAGGAGGCCTACCGCAAGGCCCTCGCCGAACAGAAGGCGGCCAAGCGGGAAGCCAAGGAACGACGCAAGCGCACCCCCGGCGGTGCCGGCTCCGGACGGTTCGGCCAGATCGCCGAATCGTTCAAAATGACGGCGGAATACGACAAGTCTCTCGTCCCGCTGACCATTCTTGCGTTCGCGCTCCCGCTGGCGATCGCGATTGTGATCGCGCTCCTGATCAAGGCCACGGTTTTCACCTGGATCATGACGATCCTGACCGCGGTGATGCTCGGGTTCCTGTTGGCCATGCTGCTGCTGGTGGACCGGACCAAGAAGGCGACCTACAAGCGCTTCGCCGGTGAGCTCGGGTCCGCCGAGGTGGCGTTGCAGATGCTCGGCAACAAGTGGGTCCACGATCCCGTGATCGCGGCCACGAAGCACAAGGATGTCGTCCACCGCGCCGTCGGTCCGGCCGGCATCGTGCTCGTCTCCGAGGGTGACCCCAATCGCGCGAGGATGCTGCTCACCAGCGAGCAGCGCAAACACGAGAAGGTCATCAGCAACGTCGTCATCCATTCGATCCAGATGGGCGACAAGGACGGTCAGGTCCCGCTCAACAAGCTCCACAACTATGTGAAGAAGCTGCCCAAGACGCTGCAGCCCCACCAGGTCACCGACGTCCGCAACAAGCTCAAGGCCATCGACGCCGTGCGGCCCAAGGTGCCGATCCCCAAGGGCCCCATCCCCACCTCGATGAAGGGGATGCGCAAGGGCATGCGAGGACGATAAGAAAACGGGCGGAGAGAAATATCTCCGCCCGTTTGTCGAATTCGGGCCGGTTCACCCGACACCCTTGTGACTCGACCTCCGAGTCATCATCCGAAAGGGAATGTCATGAAGTTTCTCGTGTTGTTGATCGGAGAAGGCGAGCTTCCTGCGTGGGACACGCTCACAGAGGAGGAGCAGGCCGCGGGCCTGGGGAAGTTCGAGGAGTTCGACGCTGCGTGCCGGAATCGCGACGGCGTGAGCATCGTCTCCGGTGAGGCACTGGCGCCCATGACCAGCGCCACCGTCGTGAAGACCCGCGGCGGGAAGACCACGCTGACCGAGGGCCCCTATGCCGAAGCGGTGGAAGGTCTCGGAGGCTTCTTCCTCATCGAGGCACCCGACCTCGATGTGCTCACCGAGTTGCTGACCATCCTGCCGGCGTACGACATGCAGATCGTCCCGGCGGTGGACCAGGTCTGATGCGCCCAGCTGCGGTCCTCGACGAGGTCTGGCGGGAGGACTGGGGACGGCTGCTCGGTCAGCTGATGTCCCGGTTCCGTCGCGCGGACCTCGTCGAGGACGCACTCGCGGAGGCCTTCGCGCAGGCGGCCGAGCAGTGGGGGCGGGTGGGCGTACCAGAGAATCCGCCCGCCTGGCTCCGCGAAGTCGCCCGGCGTCGCATCCTCGATGCCCTGCGCCGCGAGGCGACCGCCGCCTCGAAATCCCCACTCCTCGCCGCCGGCCTGGCCTGGGCGGCCGAGGCGGCGACGCCCCTCCCGGGCGCCGACGTCGACGAGCGATTGGCGCTGTTGTTCATGGCGACCCATCCGGCGTTGGCGGAGGACGTCCGGCCGGCGTTGGCGCTGCGGTTCGTGCTGGGCGTACCCACCAGCGAAATCGCCGCCCTCTTCCTCGTCCCCACCCCCACGATGGCCGCCCGCCTCACCCGTGCGAAGGCCCGGCTCGCGTCGGCCGGCATTCCGTTCGCCGTGCCCGATCTCGACCGCTGGCCCGAACGCGTCGACGAAGTCGCGCGGGCGATCTATCTGGCGTTCACCTCCGGGTACGCCCCGGTCGGCGGGCAGGAGGTCGTCCGCCTCCGGGTCGCCGGCGAGGCGGTGCGGCTGGCCGTGCTGGCGAGTGAGCTTCTGCCGGGGTCACCGGTCCTGGAGGCGCTGACTGCCTTGCTGCAACTGCAGCACGCGCGCCGGGATGCGCGCAGCGACAGGGGCAGGCTCATCCTCCTTGCCGACCAGGATCGCTCGCTCTGGCACGCGGACGAGATCGAGGCGGGGGTCGCTCGGCTGGCGGCGCTGTCCCCCGGTTCCGGGTATGCCGAGGAACTGCGTCTCCAGGCCCTCATCGCGGCGTTCCATTCGACCGCAGGGACGGCAGAGGCGACGGATTGGCATGCGCTGGCGCGGACCTATGCCCGCTTGGAGGCGCTCACCGGGTCTCCGATCGTGCGGCTCAATCGGGCGGTCGCCGTTGCAGAGTACGCCGGCCCCGCCGCCGGTCTCGCACTCCTGGCCGAGGTCGCCAAGCAACTCCCCGGCCACCACCGCGTCGCCCTGGTCCGGGCCGAACTCCTGCGCCGCGAGGACGATGTGGTGGGCGCGGTCTCGGCGTACCGGATCGCGCTGGAACTCTGCCCCTCCGGCACCGAGCGCGATCACATCATCGCCCGCCTCGCGGAGCTCGAAAGGGCATAATCGTCGCCGTGTTGGTTGTCATGGTCTTGGGCGTGATCGCCGGGGCGGCTCTGCCCCTGCAGACCAATGTCAACACCCGACTGCGCCAGTCGGTGGGGTCGCCTTTCCTGGCGACGTTTCTGTCGTTCCTGATCGGCACGGCGACATTGCTGGTGGCGACCCTGGCCATGGATGGGCGGCTGCCGGGTCCGTCGGCCGCGGCGGGTAGGCCCTGGTGGCTCTGGATCGGCGGCATCTTCGGGGTCATCGTGCTCACGGCCAACCTGTTCATGTTTCCCCGCCTGGGCGCGGTCCAGACCGCGGTGCTGCCCGTCACGGGCCAGGTCCTCATGGGTCTGCTCATCGACCACTTCGGCTGGTTCCGGGCGGCGCCGGTGCACCTGGGACCGACGCGTGCGCTCGGGGGCCTGCTGGTTTTGGTGGGCGTGTTCGGCGCCATCGGTGTGGCTGACCGGGTGTTCGGTCGCGCGGGTGGCGCCCCGACCGGCTCCAGTCACGGTGCCGGAGCCTGGTTGTGGCGCCTGGTGGGCATCGGTGGTGGCGCCCTGCTCGCCTCCCAAACCGCCATCAACGGTCGGCTCGGTGTTGCGCTCGATTCGGCCGTCGCGGCCGCCCTGGTCTCGTTCGCCGTGGGAGTCGTTGCGCTCCTCGCGATCCTGCTCGCCACGCGTACGCCCTGGCAGATGCGCCGAGTCGACGAGCGCCGGAACCCCTGGTGGATGTGGATCGGCGGCGTGCTCGGCGCGGCGTTCGTGTTCGCCAACGCGCTGCTCCAGCCCATTCTCGGGACGGGTCTCACCGTCATGCTCATCCTGCTCGGAATGATGCTCGGCAGCCTGGCCATCGATGCACTGGGTCTGCTGGGAGCCCGCCGCAAGAAGGTCACCATGTTCCAGGCACTCGGCCTGCTGCTCATGATCGGCGGCGTCGCGCTGATCCGACTCGTGTGACGCCACCGACTAGACTCCCTGAATTGTGTCGACCCCCGCGCCCAACCTGATCAATGCCGAACGGCTCACCAAGACCTATGGCACCCGCACCCTGATCGATGCCCAGACCCTCGGCCTCGGCCGCGGCGATGTCATCGGTGTCGTCGGGCGCAACGGCGACGGCAAGTCGACGCTGCTGGGCCTGCTCACCGGCCGGATCGAGCCTGACTCCGGTCGCATCACCCAGACCGGCGCGGTCTCCATCGGCACCCTCGAACAGACCGATGCCGAACCGCCCACCAGCACGGTCCGCGACGTCATTGTCGGCGGCGAACCGGATCATGTCTGGGCCTCCGACCCCGCCAAGCGCGCCGTGGTCGAGCATCTTCTCGGCGATCTCGATCTCGACGCACCCCTGGGTCGACTCTCGGGTGGCGAGCGTCGCCGCACCGGGCTCGTCGCGCTCATGCTGGGCCACCATGACCTGCTCGTCCTCGACGAGCCGACCAACCATCTCGACGTCGAGGCGGTCGCGTGGCTGGCCGAGCACCTGAAGGCCCTGCAGGAAAAGAACATCGCCATGCTGGTCGTCTCGCACGACCGCTGGTTCCTCGACGCGATCTGCACGCGCATCTGGGAGGTTCACGACGGCGTGGTGGACGCCTATGACGGGGGCTATGCGGCGTACGTCCTCGCCCGCGCCGAACGCGCCCGCCAGGCCGCCGCCAACGAGGCCCGCCGCCAGAATCTCGTGCGCAAGGAGCTGGCCTGGCTGCGGCGCGGCGCGCCGGCGCGCACGTCCAAGCCGAAGTTCCGCATCGAGGCGGCCAACCGCCTGATCGAGAACGAGCCGCCGCCGCGCGATCGGCTCGCGCTGCAGCAGTTTTCCGTGACCCGGCTGGGCAAGGATGTGTTCGATCTGAAGG
Coding sequences:
- a CDS encoding DUF4191 domain-containing protein yields the protein MAENLTPKEAYRKALAEQKAAKREAKERRKRTPGGAGSGRFGQIAESFKMTAEYDKSLVPLTILAFALPLAIAIVIALLIKATVFTWIMTILTAVMLGFLLAMLLLVDRTKKATYKRFAGELGSAEVALQMLGNKWVHDPVIAATKHKDVVHRAVGPAGIVLVSEGDPNRARMLLTSEQRKHEKVISNVVIHSIQMGDKDGQVPLNKLHNYVKKLPKTLQPHQVTDVRNKLKAIDAVRPKVPIPKGPIPTSMKGMRKGMRGR
- a CDS encoding YciI family protein; the protein is MKFLVLLIGEGELPAWDTLTEEEQAAGLGKFEEFDAACRNRDGVSIVSGEALAPMTSATVVKTRGGKTTLTEGPYAEAVEGLGGFFLIEAPDLDVLTELLTILPAYDMQIVPAVDQV
- a CDS encoding DUF6596 domain-containing protein, with amino-acid sequence MRPAAVLDEVWREDWGRLLGQLMSRFRRADLVEDALAEAFAQAAEQWGRVGVPENPPAWLREVARRRILDALRREATAASKSPLLAAGLAWAAEAATPLPGADVDERLALLFMATHPALAEDVRPALALRFVLGVPTSEIAALFLVPTPTMAARLTRAKARLASAGIPFAVPDLDRWPERVDEVARAIYLAFTSGYAPVGGQEVVRLRVAGEAVRLAVLASELLPGSPVLEALTALLQLQHARRDARSDRGRLILLADQDRSLWHADEIEAGVARLAALSPGSGYAEELRLQALIAAFHSTAGTAEATDWHALARTYARLEALTGSPIVRLNRAVAVAEYAGPAAGLALLAEVAKQLPGHHRVALVRAELLRREDDVVGAVSAYRIALELCPSGTERDHIIARLAELERA
- a CDS encoding DMT family transporter; this encodes MLVVMVLGVIAGAALPLQTNVNTRLRQSVGSPFLATFLSFLIGTATLLVATLAMDGRLPGPSAAAGRPWWLWIGGIFGVIVLTANLFMFPRLGAVQTAVLPVTGQVLMGLLIDHFGWFRAAPVHLGPTRALGGLLVLVGVFGAIGVADRVFGRAGGAPTGSSHGAGAWLWRLVGIGGGALLASQTAINGRLGVALDSAVAAALVSFAVGVVALLAILLATRTPWQMRRVDERRNPWWMWIGGVLGAAFVFANALLQPILGTGLTVMLILLGMMLGSLAIDALGLLGARRKKVTMFQALGLLLMIGGVALIRLV